From Aerosticca soli, a single genomic window includes:
- a CDS encoding ExbD/TolR family protein produces the protein MAMSTGGDSSGAMSEINVTPLVDVMLVLLIIFMITAPLMSHRITVKLPTANPKTVDTGPIEPHDLAIKDDGSLYLDDIPVTESELKAKLVVFASQTPQPELQIRADKGLEWKNIGKILSDAKAAGMVHIAFMTTGNGKE, from the coding sequence ATGGCGATGAGCACTGGAGGAGACTCCAGCGGCGCAATGTCGGAAATCAACGTCACGCCGCTGGTCGACGTGATGTTGGTGCTGCTGATCATCTTCATGATCACGGCGCCGCTGATGTCACACCGCATCACGGTCAAGCTGCCGACGGCCAACCCCAAGACGGTCGATACCGGTCCGATCGAGCCGCACGACCTCGCCATCAAGGACGACGGCAGCCTGTATCTGGACGATATCCCGGTCACCGAATCCGAGCTCAAGGCCAAGCTCGTGGTGTTCGCATCGCAGACACCGCAGCCGGAACTGCAGATCCGCGCGGACAAGGGTCTGGAGTGGAAGAACATCGGCAAGATCCTCAGCGATGCCAAGGCGGCCGGCATGGTGCAC